The Triticum aestivum cultivar Chinese Spring chromosome 4B, IWGSC CS RefSeq v2.1, whole genome shotgun sequence sequence tattattatcttaatgtcaaatgatagactattgctttgaatcactcgtgtctttatattcatgccatgattagattatatgatcaagattatgctaggtagcattccacatcaaaaattatctttttttatcatttaccaattcgaggatgagcaggaattaagcttggggatgctgatacctctccatcgtatctataatttttgattgtttcaagccaatattctacaactattatatacttttagcaacttttttatattatttttgagactatcatattgatccagtgcccagtgccagttcctgtttgttgcatgttttttgtttcgcataatatccataccaaacaaagtccaaacgcgataaaaacatACAgagatattttttggaatatatgtgattttgggaaattagaatcaacacgagacgatgcccgaggggcccacaagccacacGGGTGCACCgcaggggtagggcgtgccctggaccTTGTGGTAACCccataaggtggttgatgcccttcttttgtcACAAGAAaactaatatccggataaaaatcatgttaaaatttcagcccaaacggagttacgaatctccgggaatttAGAAAACGGTGACATGCCAGAATTTGGGAacgtagaaacagaaggaaactgagagaaagagattcaatctcggaggggctctcgcccctccaccaccatggaggccaaggaccagaggggaaaccctcctcccatctaggcggaggtcaaggaagaagaagaaggaggggggctctcttccCTTCTCTCCCGAttgcgccggaacgccgccggggaaATCATCGTGTGACGACGATCTagaccaacacctccgtcatcttccccaacatcttcatcaccttcccccatctatattcagcggtccactctcccgcaacccgctgtaccctctacttgaacatggtgctttatgcttcatattattatccaatgatgtgttgccatcctatgatgtttgagtagatttttgttgtcctatcagtgatttgtgaattgctatgattggcttaatttgcttgtggttatgttgctgtcctttggttcccattaTATGAGCTcgtgcatggatcacaccatagggttagttgtatgttgataggactatgtattggagggcaaggatgatagcagcttcagcctagcatagaaattgatgcatacgggattgaagggggaccaatatatcttaatgctatggttgggttttaccttaatgaacgttagttgttgcagatgattgctaatagttccaatcataagtgcatggaattccaagtaagggatgacatgctagcagtggcctctcccacataaaacttgctattggtctagtaacgtagtcaattgcttagggacaattccgcaaatcctaccaccaccaATCAAAACTCGCTATACTAACTTCGTTGTTTCTTCATCTAAaaagcccctagttttatttatgtgctcttcgttatcttgcaaacctatcctacaacacctacaaagtacttctagtttcatacttgttctaggtaaagcgaatgctaagcgtgcgtagagttgtatcagtggtcgatagaacttgagggaatatttgttctacctttagctcctcgttgggttcgacactcttacttatcgaaagaggctacaactgatcccctatacttgtgagttatcaactagcattacacataatttcaaaaggcaagtcccaattaggtggttgaacaataggtgcagaggtcaaggctttcttaagtgtttcaaaggcttctatacaatcatcataaaaacaaatgacatctttttgtaagagattagtaagaggcctaatttttttggagaagtctttataaacctcctatagaaaccaacatggccaaggaaacttcttatacctttaatatctttaggacacgacattttctcaattgcatcaactttagctttgtctacTTCAGTActtcgttcagaaattttatgccccaagacaataccttcattcactataaagtggcacttctcccagttcaagacaagattagtttgctcacatctctgtaaaactcgatcaaggttgcctaagcaatcatcaaaagaagtttcgtaaacagaaaaatcatccatgagaacctcaacaatcttttcacaaagtcagagaatataaccgtcatacatctttgaaagatagcaggtgcattacacaaaccaaaaggcataagtctataagttccaaaagggcaagtaaagcgAAAGTGCTGATGTGAGCGCGGGCGCACAAGATCACGGAATCTGTACCACCCGTCTCCCTCGTGATGTGCAGAGTGTGGCAGTGTTGGTCTGGCCTATTTTTGAGTTTTGTATTTTTATTATGGTCTGTGGCCCACAAGTTAGGGGGAATTATGGTCACGCCGTTAGCTATCTCAGGCGCGGATCAGGAAGAAGATCATGTGTTGAGCCGGTTCCAGTGAGATCCTGGACTAACGCCGTCACACACCTCATTAAATGTATCCAACCGTTGCAGCTACCAGGCTTCTTGCGTACGCTTATCCACTTGATAACTCCCCCCATCCAGCCGAGCTCCCAGCCAGATCCTCAGCTCAACCACAAATCAATCAGCCGATTTTCACAACTCAAAGGCAGCATAGACATGTCTGCATCTTCATCTTCGACGGGGCGCGATGATATCCTGCCCCTCGTTCCATGCAAGGATTGCAAGGCCCGGTATACACCTGGATTGCTCGCAGCGGAGTAAACGCCGGCCATCGCTTCTACAAGTGCGTTAATAGGGATGTAAGTTTTCTATCCACAGTCGATTACCTGCTAATTGGTGCCTCCCAGTTGGATTTACTTTTTTACAATTCTCGTTCCTCTCCTTTTCTCCTGGTATTTTTATAGAAGGGGATTTGTGGATACATGACGTCGAGCGAGGAGTATCGGGCGGAGCTGAATGCAGACACGCTTGCCACTGCTGAAGACTCGCCTCATCAGGCCGCATCTTACATGCACCGGAGAGCCAGGGCAGGTGAATCAATGGAGGAATGGAGCCGTGGAGTCGTGCTTGTGAGGAATGGCCCCGATGAGCACCCCGAATGGAAAGGGCACGCTCGGTTGAGCACAGGAGGAAGAGCCTCGTCCACGTCAAGCGTCCTTATTGCACTAGTTGCTGCCATCTTGGTGGTTGTGGTGTTTATGTTAGCAGTTCTAGTCAAGATAGCGTATCTGCTTAGCAGGTAGAAGAACTAGTTAGCGCATCATGTTCATCAGTTATCCTGTTCGTCAGTTATCTGTGTGGTGCTAAGTTAAATCCTTGTAATCGAGCATGCATGATAGCAATAAATCAGGTCCCTGGGTTTCAATTTGATTACGTTCATATTTGTGTGAGTCAACATTTTTAAATGCGGTTACTGTGCACAGGTGGCTGGCTCATTCAAATTACTAATTCACTTCCACCTACATCTATAGAGCACAACAGCGGGCGgccttagactagccacaatgggtagtaacatagagtagtaacatgggtacgttactactctatgttactacctctacaatggggagtaacatatgtgtagtaacatgcagcacttcatttattaggctatagactcattttgctttgatatgtgtgatgttactcatactagtagtaactagctatgttaccacatacCTCTCTTTCTTCAtgtattgcttgccacatcatctattttatctagatatgtgtgatgttactacctatattACTCCCATTATGGGTAGTCTTATCTATTTGTTGCCTCGCCCCTGCCTGCCCACCAACTAGTTACTGCGCTGTCCACTCTCCCTTTCAGCCGACGGAGTGGATCCCCTGCTCGTGGTGATCTATGCCAGGTATGCTAGCAGGTTATGTCTCCGGCTGccgcacccccacccccgcccccgcccctcTCATCTTCTCGCCCACATGCCTTCTTCTTATGCGTGATCCCGGGACGGATCTACTCTGGATGATGCGTGCTTATTTTAAGTTGTTCTTTCCTCTAATTGATCTGGATTGCAAAATAGATACCACTCATAGAATCATAACATTTTGTTTAGTGCATACCACGGATCTGGTGTTCTTTAGATTGGCAACGAAATCCAGCGCCTGCATTTGCAGATTACAGGCAGAATAAACTTTCTGACTTTTTCGTGTTACTTTCCTCTACTGCATGCGTAGGTACCTATCAAGGAGTCCGAAAATCATGTCTCATATTCCTCCATTCACAAGATTACACGGCTTATATATTGGTTAAGAATTGTCACCTTTTTTCCTGCAGGTTGTAATCATGTCTGCTTCAGGCAGTTCTAATGCACCCCGTCAAAATGCAACACTTCAAGGCGGTCAACAGGCACCCGACGCCAATGAAGGACAGGCTCCACCAACACCTACTTCATGAATTTCAGTTAAAAGAGCAGTAGAAGTAATACAGTCATTTGATGAATTCAAAAGGTGGTTGGTTCCAGAAATTGGTTTCGGTGGTATGCTTCATTTGCCTCTGCTCCACAAGTTGAACCTTAAATTTAGTGCATGGACAATGAGCAAGGTCAGTGTTAGGCACCATGCAATCGTATTGTCAGAGTCGAAGATATTGAAGTTTTGCCCAGAAGATGTGCACAAAGTTTTTGGCATCCCGTGTGGACATCGTAATGTGAGAGGACGTGATGGTTTCATACTGCCGGAGGCCGTTCAATTTATAAAAGGCACACTCGGGATGGACAAGACAGGTGTTCATAGTCTCAAGGCTGCAGAGGAGTTCCTGTTGCGAGACATATCCGAGTCTTCCAGTAAGCTTGAAAAGGATTACTTTCAGattgcatttgtcatttttgtaatGGGTCATGTGTTGGCGCCAACAACCAAACACGATTATGCTACAATTGACTATTGGGGTGCACTTGCCAACACGGAGGCCATATCCCAATTCAACTGGTGTGAGTATGTGCTTGAGTCTCTCTTGGAGGCAGTCCGTCGGGTCAAGAACAACATGCTAGCAGGCAACCTCAATACTAATCTGGTTGGTTGTCATCTGTGGCTGCAGGTTTGTCCTTTTTGATGACCGCATCAACGTTTACTGACATATAGCCTGCATAACCATGCTGATGTCTCTTTTATGTTTTTCTTCTTCAGGTATTCTTCCTTGACAATATCAATTTAGGTATGTTCAACAAAAGGCATGATGTCCTCCCCAGGATAGGCGCGTATGACCAGGCAAGCATGAGGAAGATTGGTACAAGTGTCCTGTCGTGCTACAACTGCACGGTAATGTCAACACTCCAACGAGTCTGTTGTTCCATGGTTTCTTTTCAAATCGTCTGTTGTAATGTCTGTTTCGGTTTGGCAAAGTACAATTCCGGTGAGACGAAGATGTATGCTATGTCCGCTCCAAGCACACAGAATGCAATGAAGATAGTACTAACCAACCATCAGCTGGTGGTAAAGGAAGCCCGAGCCCTGGGGATGACACAAAAGCAATGCCAGGAGCAATTCATGGATTTGCAACATCGGCAACCCCTTTAGTGGGTGCTGAGACAGCTCCCCGCGCCCTCGGCCCAATCAACTTTGCACAACACATGCATAGGTGATACCCCACTTTGGTAAGCTTCCCCAATGAATATCATCCCCAGTCGTGCTCTTTTCCAGATATTACATGTTCGATGCTCGTTGATTTTTGCATAGACCATTAATCTTACATGTAGTGCATAGGATGGAAATGGGTTTTGCATCTCATCTCTTCTACTGTTGCATATTTGGTGCAGTCATTGGATGTCATATCCATCCTACTAAAGGAGCAGAATGCAAGGTGCCAGTGCGAAATCAATACCGCCTGGTTTAATGTGCAAGATGATATGATAAAGTTTGTAGCCAAAGTCATGGATGAACTTATCAAGAGGTGCGTCTGTTGCACAGCCAGGGGCTTTACCGACTGCCCAACGAGAGTTGTTGCTCTCAACATAGATGCACAACCCACAGTTGTGAAGACACCGGCTAGTCCTAAAATCCCTGGTGTGAGGCTTGATATGTCCGACTGCTCTGGTAGGTacatgtgacacccccgatttaatcgtacactaatcatacacgcaaatgtgtacgatcaagatcagggactcacgggaagatatcacaacacaactctaaactcaatttgaaataatacaagctttatattacaagccaggggcctcaagggctcgaatgcatagctcgatacacaagagtcagcggaagcaacaatatctgaatacagacataagttaaacaaggatgccttaagaaggctagcacaaaagcaacacgatcaaagaggcaaggcctcctgcctgagacctcctaactactcctggtcgtcggcggtctccaagtagtagcatccatcggcagtggcatctggctccagggatccatcatttggttgcatcaaccggaaagaagaaagaagggggaaaaggggtagcaaagcaaccgtgagtactcatccaaagtactcgcaagcatcagatctatactaagtatgcattggtatcaaatggaaggtttgtatctgtggactgaactgtagaatgctagaatagagggggaaggcctagcctatcaaagactagcatcttcaagcagctccaagcatgtTGCATCAAGTAGGAGAgcaaagaatagcagtttataattaacaagcatgttgtagaaaCAACGCCCAtagatccttccccgactccctgcgggaaagcaatctcggagccacatatctcaagtatccatttctagttatataagatcacaatataagtctgaacgtccgttaccatggacacgactattaatagataatcttccctgcaggggtgcaccatgtttccCAACACTCTTGATtactctggccagacacactttcctgggttatGCCCGGGctcagaagatcaacatgtcgcaggcctacctaggctcagcagagaggtccccgccggtctacctcctaagcactccagggtctgggcccatcgcccgttgcactccgggtcgttgcgtacagggcgggtccaggctccaccactataggatggtgccggcccagccgtgccgcactgctgaactagacgtctgacaaagcttcggctgataccacaatgccgaggcccataactattctcgcacggtggttggtgcgtaaagcccaaaggccaactcagaacaaatacccaaaccatagtgtattattaggtTGCAGAGACGAGCAGAGATGCACGATCGAAGTGAcctcgtcgccccgtctcgtggacttaccacaagggcccagaatgcccggcgGTGCCACGttattatcttgcgggtgctctccgggcccgcccgactttcaccaaggtctcaagtaaagtcaaggtaaccgtgtgtccaaacatcaagggaaaaacccgaggaatcacccttggaggattccactcgatgtaatcagcaaggtgaatgtaagaggaaccacccttgaggttcacacttgaggtgttgcacaacagagtcgtatcgggaatggtgaaggaggaaccaccctcattgaccacgaccgaatagctagactatagagatctcatcaggagtgatgtatgaggttccaccctcggcactcgatggtaactctgcagagtcgagcaacaaaaaggggcttgatgtgatgtgaggtgtcgggctctggtcttcGATCACAtcgatcgagtcgtcgatgatgaaatAGGGGCAAcgaggacaaggtgggggtcactgatggatcactatccaacctatactaagcaatttaggataagcaggtaggtaacaaaagcaggctatgc is a genomic window containing:
- the LOC123095075 gene encoding uncharacterized protein encodes the protein MLHLPLLHKLNLKFSAWTMSKVSVRHHAIVLSESKILKFCPEDVHKVFGIPCGHRNVRGRDGFILPEAVQFIKGTLGMDKTGVHSLKAAEEFLLRDISESSSKLEKDYFQIAFVIFVMGHVLAPTTKHDYATIDYWGALANTEAISQFNWCEYVLESLLEAVRRVKNNMLAGNLNTNLVGCHLWLQVFFLDNINLGMFNKRHDVLPRIGAYDQASMRKIGTSVLSCYNCTVMSTLQRVCCSMVSFQIVCCNVCFGLAKYNSGETKMYAMSAPSTQNAMKIVLTNHQLVVKEARALGMTQKQCQEQFMDLQHRQPL